The following proteins are co-located in the Pseudomonas synxantha genome:
- a CDS encoding spinster family MFS transporter, whose product MQNSTQAANAWRILFLLFLANLFNFFDRTIPAIIIEPIRMEWHLSDFQLGIIGTAFTIVYAIAGLPLGRLADTGSRSKLMGWGLFAWSGLTAVNGLVGSFWSFLLVRMGIGIGEASYAPAANSLIGDLFPAHRRARAMGIFMLGLPLGLLLAFFTIGWMVKAFDSWRAPFFIAAVPGLILAVFMFYIKEPKRGAAETVQVSQERVDRPIRRVLAVPTFLWLVLAGLCFNFATYACNSFLVPMLQRYFLMPLQDAAVATGVIVGLTGLVGLTLGGWIADKIHQRIANGRLLFAACSLIISTVTTAWALHAGRIEIGVFVSLFSVGWLFAYNFYTCVYTAIQDVVEPRLRATAMALFFAGLYLLGGGMGPIVVGGLSDHFAHSAMYAAGAEQMTEAYKAVGLHDAMYLIPVALFLTMLFLFQASRSFVRDAKRMKDGLSGVQVPASAVTA is encoded by the coding sequence ATGCAGAACTCGACCCAAGCGGCGAATGCCTGGCGCATTCTGTTCCTGCTGTTCCTCGCCAACCTGTTCAATTTCTTTGATCGCACCATCCCCGCGATCATCATCGAGCCCATTCGCATGGAATGGCACCTGAGCGACTTCCAGCTCGGGATCATCGGCACCGCCTTTACCATTGTCTACGCCATCGCCGGGCTGCCGCTCGGGCGCCTGGCCGATACTGGCTCACGCAGCAAATTGATGGGCTGGGGCCTGTTCGCCTGGAGCGGGCTGACGGCAGTCAACGGCTTGGTCGGCAGTTTCTGGAGCTTCCTGCTGGTGCGCATGGGCATTGGTATTGGCGAGGCCAGCTATGCGCCGGCTGCCAACTCGCTGATTGGCGACCTGTTTCCCGCCCACCGCCGTGCGCGAGCCATGGGCATTTTTATGCTCGGTCTGCCGTTGGGCCTGTTGCTGGCGTTCTTTACCATCGGCTGGATGGTCAAGGCTTTCGACAGCTGGCGTGCGCCGTTCTTTATCGCGGCGGTGCCGGGGCTGATCCTGGCGGTGTTCATGTTCTATATAAAAGAACCCAAGCGCGGCGCGGCGGAAACCGTGCAAGTCTCCCAGGAGCGCGTCGACCGCCCGATCCGTCGCGTGCTGGCAGTGCCGACCTTTCTCTGGCTGGTGCTCGCCGGGCTGTGCTTTAACTTTGCTACGTATGCGTGCAACTCGTTCCTGGTGCCGATGCTGCAACGGTATTTTCTGATGCCATTGCAGGATGCGGCTGTCGCGACGGGTGTGATTGTCGGTTTGACCGGCCTGGTGGGCTTGACCCTGGGCGGCTGGATTGCCGACAAGATTCATCAGCGGATCGCCAATGGCCGTCTGCTGTTTGCCGCGTGCAGCTTGATTATCTCCACGGTGACTACCGCCTGGGCCCTGCATGCCGGGCGTATCGAGATTGGCGTGTTTGTCTCGCTGTTCAGTGTGGGCTGGTTGTTTGCCTACAACTTCTACACCTGCGTTTATACGGCGATCCAGGATGTGGTCGAACCGCGCCTGCGCGCTACGGCAATGGCGCTGTTCTTTGCCGGTTTGTATTTGCTCGGCGGCGGGATGGGACCGATTGTGGTGGGCGGGCTGTCTGATCACTTTGCCCATTCGGCAATGTACGCGGCGGGAGCGGAGCAGATGACTGAGGCTTATAAAGCCGTGGGGTTGCATGACGCCATGTACCTGATTCCGGTGGCGCTGTTCTTGACCATGCTGTTTTTGTTCCAGGCGTCACGTAGTTTTGTGCGCGATGCCAAGCGCATGAAGGATGGGCTGAGTGGGGTTCAAGTGCCGGCTTCTGCGGTAACGGCATGA
- the rapA gene encoding RNA polymerase-associated protein RapA gives MAQQYQPGQRWISDSEAELGLGTVLAQDGRLLTVLYPATGDTRQYALRNAPLTRVRFSPGDTITHFEGWKMTVQEVDDVDGLLVYHGLNGQNEQVTLPETQLSNFIQFRLASDRLFAGQIDPLAWFSLRYHTLEHTSRQLQSSLWGLGGVRAQPIAHQLHIAREVADRIAPRVLLADEVGLGKTIEAGLVIHRQLLSGRANRVLILVPENLQHQWLVEMRRRFNLQVALFDEERFIESDATNPFEDTQLALVALEWLVDDEKAQDALFAAGWDLLVVDEAHHLVWHEDKASAEYSLVEQLAEVIPGVLLLTATPEQLGQDSHFARLRLLDPNRFHDLQAFRAESENYRPVAEAVQELLDKGRLSPAAHKTIQGFLGNEGEALLTAVNDGDSEASARLVRELLDRHGTGRVLFRNTRAAVQGFPERKLHAYPLPNPDEYLELPLGEHAELYPEVSFQAQPDIEEENRWWRFDPRVEWLIDQLKMLKRTKVLVICAHAETAMDLEDALRVRSGIPATVFHEGMNILERDRAAAYFADEEFGAQVLICSEIGSEGRNFQFSHHLVLFDLPSHPDLLEQRIGRLDRIGQKHVIELHVPYLETSPQQRLFQWYHEALNAFLNTCPTGNALQHQFGPRLLPLLEAADDGEWQALIDEARAERERLEQELHTGRDRLLELNSGGAGEGDALVEDILEQDDQFALPIYMETLFDAFGIDSEDHSENALILKPSEKMLDASFPLGDDEGVTITYDRNQALSREDMQFITWEHPMVQGGMDLVLSGSMGNTAVALIKNKALKPGTVLLELLYVSEVVAPRSLQLGRYLPPAALRCLLDANGNDLSGRVSFVTLNDQLESVPRASANKFVQAQRDQLTPRINAGEEKIAPRHAERVAEAKRRLAADTDEELARLTALQAVNPTVRDSELVALRNQREQGLAMLDKAALRLEAIRVLVAG, from the coding sequence ATGGCGCAGCAGTATCAACCGGGGCAACGCTGGATTAGTGACAGCGAAGCAGAGCTGGGGTTAGGCACCGTTCTGGCACAGGACGGGCGCTTGTTGACCGTGCTCTATCCGGCCACTGGCGACACCCGCCAGTATGCGCTACGGAATGCGCCCCTCACTCGCGTGAGGTTTTCGCCGGGTGACACCATCACCCATTTCGAAGGCTGGAAAATGACCGTACAGGAAGTCGACGACGTCGATGGCCTGCTGGTCTACCACGGCCTCAACGGGCAGAACGAGCAGGTCACCCTGCCGGAAACCCAACTGTCCAACTTCATCCAGTTCCGCCTGGCCAGCGACCGTCTGTTCGCCGGGCAGATCGACCCGCTGGCCTGGTTCTCGCTGCGCTATCACACCCTGGAACACACCAGCCGCCAACTGCAATCGTCATTGTGGGGCCTGGGTGGCGTACGCGCGCAACCCATTGCGCACCAACTGCACATCGCCCGTGAAGTCGCTGACCGTATCGCGCCTCGGGTCTTGCTGGCTGACGAAGTGGGCCTGGGCAAGACCATCGAAGCGGGCCTGGTGATCCATCGCCAACTGCTCTCGGGCCGTGCCAACCGCGTGCTGATCCTGGTCCCGGAAAACCTGCAGCACCAGTGGCTGGTGGAAATGCGCCGCCGCTTCAACCTGCAGGTCGCGCTGTTCGATGAAGAGCGCTTTATCGAAAGCGATGCCACCAACCCGTTCGAAGACACCCAGCTTGCACTCGTTGCGCTGGAGTGGCTGGTGGATGACGAGAAGGCCCAGGACGCGCTGTTCGCGGCCGGCTGGGACTTGCTGGTAGTCGACGAAGCCCACCACCTGGTGTGGCATGAAGACAAGGCCAGTGCCGAATACAGCCTGGTCGAGCAGCTTGCCGAGGTCATTCCCGGTGTCCTGCTGCTGACCGCCACCCCGGAACAACTCGGCCAGGACAGCCACTTTGCGCGGCTGCGCCTGCTCGATCCAAACCGTTTCCACGACCTGCAAGCTTTCCGCGCCGAGAGCGAGAACTATCGCCCGGTGGCCGAGGCCGTGCAGGAATTGCTGGACAAGGGCCGCCTGTCACCAGCCGCGCACAAGACTATCCAGGGTTTCCTCGGTAACGAAGGCGAAGCCCTGCTCACCGCCGTCAACGATGGCGACAGCGAAGCCAGCGCCCGCCTGGTGCGTGAACTGCTCGACCGCCACGGCACCGGCCGCGTGCTGTTCCGCAATACCCGTGCCGCCGTGCAAGGCTTCCCCGAGCGCAAGCTGCACGCCTACCCGCTGCCGAACCCGGATGAATACCTCGAATTGCCTTTGGGCGAGCACGCCGAGCTGTACCCGGAAGTCAGCTTTCAGGCGCAACCGGACATCGAGGAAGAAAACCGCTGGTGGCGCTTCGACCCACGGGTCGAGTGGCTGATCGACCAACTGAAAATGCTCAAGCGCACCAAGGTCCTGGTGATCTGCGCCCACGCCGAAACCGCCATGGACCTGGAAGACGCCCTGCGCGTGCGCTCCGGCATCCCGGCCACGGTATTCCATGAGGGCATGAACATCCTGGAGCGTGACCGCGCCGCCGCCTACTTCGCCGATGAAGAGTTCGGTGCCCAGGTGCTGATCTGTTCAGAAATCGGCAGTGAAGGCCGCAACTTCCAGTTCTCCCATCACCTGGTGCTCTTCGACCTGCCGTCCCACCCTGACCTGTTGGAACAGCGCATCGGCCGTCTGGACCGGATCGGCCAGAAACATGTGATCGAGCTGCACGTACCGTACCTGGAAACCAGCCCGCAACAGCGCCTGTTCCAGTGGTATCACGAAGCACTGAACGCCTTCCTCAACACCTGCCCGACCGGCAACGCCTTGCAGCATCAATTCGGCCCACGCCTGCTGCCATTGCTGGAAGCTGCCGACGACGGCGAGTGGCAAGCGCTGATCGACGAAGCCCGTGCCGAGCGCGAACGCCTGGAGCAGGAGCTGCACACCGGTCGTGACCGCTTGCTGGAACTCAACTCCGGCGGCGCCGGTGAAGGCGATGCGCTGGTCGAAGACATCCTCGAGCAAGACGACCAGTTCGCCCTGCCGATCTACATGGAAACCCTGTTCGACGCCTTCGGCATCGACAGCGAAGACCATTCGGAAAACGCACTGATCCTCAAGCCGAGCGAAAAAATGCTCGACGCCAGCTTCCCCCTGGGTGACGACGAGGGTGTGACCATCACCTACGACCGCAACCAGGCACTGTCGCGCGAAGACATGCAGTTCATCACCTGGGAACACCCGATGGTGCAAGGCGGCATGGACCTGGTGCTGTCCGGCTCCATGGGCAACACCGCCGTAGCATTGATCAAGAACAAGGCGCTCAAGCCGGGCACTGTGTTGCTGGAACTGCTCTACGTCAGCGAAGTGGTGGCGCCGCGCTCGCTGCAACTGGGTCGCTACCTGCCACCGGCCGCCCTGCGCTGCCTGCTGGATGCCAATGGCAATGACCTGTCGGGGCGCGTGTCGTTCGTGACCTTGAACGACCAGTTGGAAAGCGTGCCACGGGCCAGCGCCAACAAGTTCGTACAGGCCCAGCGCGATCAGCTCACGCCGCGCATCAACGCCGGTGAAGAGAAGATCGCCCCGCGCCACGCCGAGCGTGTGGCCGAGGCCAAGCGTCGTCTGGCCGCAGACACCGACGAAGAACTGGCGCGCCTGACCGCATTGCAAGCGGTCAACCCCACCGTGCGTGACAGCGAGCTGGTTGCCTTGCGCAATCAACGCGAGCAAGGCTTGGCCATGCTCGATAAGGCGGCGCTGCGATTGGAAGCGATTCGGGTGTTGGTGGCGGGCTGA
- a CDS encoding aminotransferase class V-fold PLP-dependent enzyme encodes MSALDIQQLRDTTPGCQSGIVHFNHAGASLPSQATLDAIIEQLRHEARDGPMEAGERGAVLVDKARRAAGQLLNTPASSIAFTSSGSTAWNMAFQALGPWQPGDRILVGRHEWGGNLASMALAVQAGAQVEVIPCDAAGAVCPVALEAMLDAHVKLIDLTWLPANSGLVNPAQAIGAVARRHAIPYFIDAGQAVGQVPVDVQALQCDVLKSAGRKHLRGPRGTALLYIRPDFLQHLNPVQRDVFSAPWTAEGFDLRNDARRFETSEVSFALLAGLGNALQEINRWGIERVWERVSQTSTRIREALRQLPQITLHDLGTTHSGLIAFNLAGWDSFELKRRLGLKRINIGANGIAYTPLDMQARGLASIARISVSPLNTDDDIEQLMTALGELSD; translated from the coding sequence GTGAGCGCGCTGGACATCCAGCAATTGCGCGACACCACGCCTGGGTGTCAGTCGGGCATCGTGCATTTCAACCACGCCGGGGCGTCCTTGCCCAGCCAGGCGACGCTAGATGCCATCATCGAGCAGTTGCGCCACGAAGCTCGTGACGGCCCGATGGAGGCCGGCGAACGGGGCGCCGTGCTGGTGGACAAAGCCCGCCGCGCCGCCGGACAGTTACTCAATACGCCGGCGTCGTCGATTGCCTTCACCAGCAGTGGCTCCACGGCCTGGAATATGGCGTTCCAGGCGTTGGGGCCTTGGCAGCCGGGCGACCGCATCCTGGTGGGTCGCCATGAATGGGGCGGCAACCTGGCGAGCATGGCGCTGGCCGTGCAAGCGGGCGCGCAGGTGGAGGTGATCCCCTGTGACGCTGCCGGCGCGGTCTGCCCGGTGGCACTGGAGGCGATGCTCGACGCCCATGTGAAGCTGATCGATCTTACCTGGCTACCGGCCAACAGTGGCCTGGTCAACCCGGCCCAGGCCATCGGCGCGGTAGCCCGGCGGCATGCCATCCCCTACTTTATCGACGCGGGCCAAGCCGTCGGCCAGGTGCCCGTGGATGTGCAAGCGTTGCAGTGCGACGTGCTCAAGTCCGCCGGTCGCAAACACCTGCGCGGGCCTCGCGGTACCGCACTGCTCTATATACGGCCTGATTTCCTCCAGCACCTGAACCCCGTCCAGCGCGACGTGTTTTCAGCCCCCTGGACTGCCGAGGGCTTCGACTTGCGCAACGACGCCCGGCGTTTCGAAACCAGCGAAGTGTCCTTCGCCTTGCTGGCAGGCTTGGGCAATGCGTTGCAAGAGATCAATCGATGGGGGATCGAGCGGGTGTGGGAGAGGGTCTCGCAGACCAGCACACGTATCCGCGAAGCACTGCGTCAGCTACCGCAGATTACCCTGCACGACTTGGGCACCACGCATTCAGGTTTGATCGCTTTCAACCTGGCTGGCTGGGATAGCTTTGAACTCAAGCGACGCCTGGGATTGAAGCGCATCAACATCGGCGCCAATGGCATCGCTTATACGCCGCTGGATATGCAAGCACGCGGACTGGCAAGCATTGCACGGATATCCGTCAGCCCGCTCAACACCGATGACGACATCGAGCAGCTGATGACGGCCCTGGGTGAACTGAGCGACTAA